The following nucleotide sequence is from Ferruginibacter lapsinanis.
TCTTTATGGGGTCGGCAGATCTGATGATAAGAAATCTGCATCACAGGATTGAAGTGTGTGTGCCAGTAAAAGATAGTAGTTGCAAAAAAGAGTTATTGGATTATTTTGACATGCAGTGGTCAGATAACTCTAAGTCGGTAGAGCTTTTGTCGGACTATACGTCTATACCAATTATTGACATTAGTCATAATAAAATAAATGCACAGAAAGGAATCTACGAATATCTGAAAATCAAAGCATGAAATCTTTATCCTCATCATATTCAGTATTCTCGGTCGTAGGTAAATATCGAATGCGTTCAATTTTATACATTGCTGTATTTTGGACGTTGATTGATATTGTTGTAACGATATTAGTTAAAAATGAATATGACACTGATCCATTCAAATCTTTTTTGTTAAGAGAGATAGCCGTTTTCATGATGAGCTGCGTAATGGGATATTTGTTTGTATTTACACTAAAAAATGTATTTCGTAAAAAATCACTCGTTGTTAATTTTATTTTTAAGAGTATCATCTTGTTGGCTGCTGCTTTCGCAATGAATTTTCTTATACACTTTATCGATACTGTTTTTATTATTCGAAAAGATACTGTAGAAGCTATTATCTCTTTTTTTTATGAAATGCTTCAAACAAGACTTCTTATCCAGCATATACTTTATTGGCTTATTCTTTTTACAATAACTCAATTATATATTGAGATCAATGAAAAGTATTCTCCAGGGGTGTTTATAGATATTATCATAGGCAAATACATACAGCCAAAAATAGAGAAACGTATTATCATGTTTATCGATCTTAAAGATTCTACTCCTATAGCAGAGAAATTGGGACATGTAGAGAATTTTAAATTCATTCGTGATTTTATTTTTCATGTTTCGATGGCATTGATAGAACATGACGGAAGGATATATCAGTATGTAGGAGATGAGGTTGTAGTGTCGTGGCTTTTTGAAAAAAAAAATACGGTGAAGTGTATGAATGCGATCATTGAAGCTCGTAAAAATCTTCAACGGAATGGCGCCCAATTCCGAAGAAGTTATGACATTATTCCTGAATTCAGGGTTGGGATTCATGTAGGCGATGTTACCGTTGGGGAAATAGGGGTTATAAAGAGGGATCTGGCAATGAGTGGAGATACGATGAATACGGCTGCAAGGATACGGAGTGCCTGTAATGAACTTAATCAGAAATTCATTATGTCTAAAGACTTTGTGGATTCGAGTGATCTTAAAGAGTGGCAGGGGGAGAGTCTTGGAATTATAGATCTTAAAGGGAAGGCGAGTGGTATTGAATTATTTTCTCTAAAAATTTGAGATGGAGATAAATAGAGATAAGGAACTGCAAAAAACAGCGGCTGTTTTTTCTCTGCAACTTTTTATTACTTCGGTAGCAATATTTATTTCTTTGTGTTTATTGATCGTTTTGATCAGACAAATATTTTACTATAAAGAAGAGACAATCGATCATCGGGTTTTTGAACTTTTGGCTCCATATAGAACAGGTAGAAATACCATTATTATGGAGGGGGCTACTCTTTTGGGCTCTCATAAATTCCTTATTCCTGCCTGGTTATTATTGTTTGCTCGGTCTTTTTTCTTTGATAAGAATAAATGGATTTTTATAAAAGCATTAGTAATTGCAGTCGGCAGTTTGTGTATAATGTTTGGTCTGAAATATTTCTTTAAACGACCTCGTCCGCTTATTCCACTCCTGCATCAGGTACAAGGGTTAAGTTTCCCCAGCGGTCATGCATTTATGGGACTCGTGTTTTTTGGTTTTCTTATTTGTTTGATCAATCATGAAGTCGCTAATAAAAAATTGAAGTGGGTACTGATTATATTATTGGTTGTGTTGATATTGATCATTGGATTGAGTAGGGTATACCTGGGAGTACATTATGCCAGTGATGTAATAGCAGGGTATTGTTTTGGGGTGTTGACGTTTTTGCTTTTACAATGGTTGTTGGCTCGGATAGAAAAGTATAGTAAACTGAGATAATTAATATTGTAAATAACATTTTAAAAAATATATTTTCTGTGTTTTTTATTCTTTCTAATCACAAGGATATAAAAATTTTACGGGTGGAAGCATTTTGAAAATGCGGAACTGTTTTTGTACTTATAGTTCAAAATAATGTAGCCATAGATGGGATACCAAAGAAAAAAGGAGAAAAAAAATATATTTGAAAAGCTTTCTCAGGCAATTGCAAAACTTAAGAAAGATTTCAAGCTTCCATTTCTGGGGAATAACTGGAATGATCGGTATGCAAATGAAAGGCCTCCCTTGAGAGAAGAGTTGTTTTCGGAAGAACAGCTTGAAAACTATGCCAAGGTACTTGCGAAAACTCATACAGCTGTTTATGAGCGCACTTCTGAGAGCTTATTGAAAAGATTATCTGAGAATGAAAAGGTATTACTTGAAGTACATCAGCTCCTTACAGAATCAGTTAAGGAGAATAAAAGAATCGTGCCTGCGGGAGAATGGTTGTTAGATAATTTCTATCTCATAGAAGAACAGATATACACAGCTGAGAAACATTTGCCAAAAGGATACAGTAAGGTTTTGCCCAGGCTTTCAAAAGGGCAATCAGCCAACCTGCCCCGTGTTTATGATGTGGCTGTGGAAATTATTTCCCATACAGATGGAAGGATCGATTTAAAAAGCTTACTAAGTTTTATAAAGGCTTATCAAACGGAAGTTACTTTAAAGCTGGGAGAGCTGTGGGCAATTCCTATTATGTTACGTCTGGCATTATTAGAAAATTTGAGACGTCTTGCTATACAGATAGCTATCGATATTCGAAATAAAGATCTGGCATCTTCCTGGGCAGATAAAATGACAGAGATAGCAGAGGTTGATTCAAAAAATCTGGTTTTGATCATTGCAGATATGGTAAGATCAGATCCTCCTATTGTTAGTTCTTTCGTTGCCGAACTAACTAAAAGATTGCAGGAAAAAGGGACGTTGTTGATGTTGCCACTGAGTTGGATTGAACAACGATTATCAGAAAATGCAACCACGAGCAGTGAATTGATTCATCAGGAAAATCAGAAGCAGGCAGCAGATCAGGTCTCGATCAGTAATAGTATTAATAGTCTTCGTTTTTTAGGTGCTAACGATTGGCGGGAGTTCGTTGAAAATACCAGTGCCATAGAGCAAATATTGCGGCAAGACAATAATGGTGTTTATGGTAATATGGATTTTTACACTCGTGATAACTATCGTCATGTAATTGAAAAAATTGCCAGAGGTACTGATATGTCTGAAGAAGCAGTTGCTTTAACCGTAATTCAACTGACGCAGGCAAATGCACAACATGGTAAAGCAAATGATCGTACAGCACATGTTGGATATTATCTTATTGGGAAAGGCTTACTTCTTCTCGAAAAGATGGTGAAATTCAAAGGGTCAATAATAGAGTATTTCCGAAAAGCTTTCAACAAACGACCGCTTACTTTTTATGCAGGAACAATCATTCTTTTTTCTTTTATAATAAGTGGGCTTTTGATAGCTAAGGCTTATGCAGAAGGACTGGGCAATTGGATACTGTTAGCAGTATTAGGGGTTACTTCAGTAATAGCGATCAGTCAACTGGTAATATCATTATTGAATCGTTTTATAACGATGTTTGTACCACCTGTTTTATTGCCACGAATGGATTTCTCCAGGGGAATCCCGGAACAATATCGTACACTTGTTGTAATCCCCGTTATATTAAATCATATATCTGAAATTGAAGAATTGATTGAAGGGCTTGAGATACGTTTTCTTGCTAATAGAAATAAAAATTTGCATTTTGGTTTATTAACAGATTTTAAAGATGCAGCATCTGAGGTACTGCCGGAAGATGCAGCATTTGTAAAGTTGGCAACAGAGAGGATCATTGAATTAAATAAAAAATACGGTAGTAATAATAATGATCTGTTTTTCCTTTTCCATAGACCACGCCGATGGAATGCAAGCGAGAAAGTATGGATGGGGTATGAGCGAAAACGAGGTAAGCTGGCAGAGCTTAATTCTTTATTACGTGGTAAATGTCACGATAGATTTTCTGTCGTAGTTGGTGACGAAACAATATTTCCTTATGTCAAATACGTGATCACACTTGATGCAGACACTCAATTACCCAGAGATGCCGCATGGAAAATGATTGGTACGATTGCTCATCCATTTAATCAGGCGGTATTTTCTGAAGATTCGCAAACTGTTATTGAAGGGTATGCTATTCTTCAGCCTAAAGTTTCTGATAGTTTACATGCGATCAATAGCTCAATATACGCAAGGTTATATCAGAATGAAACAGGATTAGATCCTTATACTAAAGCTGTGTCAGATATTTATCAGGATCTTTTTGGTGAGGGGTCATTCATTGGTAAGGGGATTTATGACGTGGATATATTTGAAAAGATTTTAGGCACGAGGTTTCCCGAAAATCGTATACTAAGCCATGATCTTTTAGAAGGTTGTCATGTTCGTTCGGGATTGATCAGTGATGTACAACTTTATGAAGAGTATCCTTCCCGGTATCTTGTTGATATGAAACGCCGACATCGCTGGATAAGAGGCGATTGGCAAATAGCAAGTTGGTTTCATGCTTATGTACCCACTGCAAAAAAATATTTTTATCAAAAAAATCCGCTTTCGTTATTATCACGCTGGAAAATATTTGACAACATACGTCGTAGTTTAGTCCCTCTATCATTATTACTATTGTTGTTTTTTGGCTGGCTTATATCTGCTGATCCTTTCTTCTGGACTTTGTCTGTTGTGAGTATCATGGTATTACCATCGCTGGTCAGTTTGTGTAGTGAACTGATCAAAAAACCGGGAGATGTCCTTTTTTGGCCACATATCTTATTTTCATTTAAATCAGCCGGGAATCATTTTTTTCAGCATGTATTCGAATTTATTTGTTTGCCTTTTGAAGTATATTTTAATCTAGATGCGATCATCCGAACCAACTGGCGTATGTCTGTTACACAAAAGAAAATGCTTGAATGGAATCCTTCCGGTAACGCACTGAGAAATAATAATCAAAATATTCCTGAGACATATAAGATAATGTGGTTCCCTGTTTTCTTATCAATCGTGCTATTTACTTATTTAATGCTTTTTTCTACAGAGGTACTTTTTGTTGTAATGCCAATTTTGATACTTTGGGCTTTATCACCTTTTGTTTCATGGAAAATAAGTACACCACTTGTAAAACATAAAGCCGAACTGACTATAGAGCAAAAAAAACAGCTACGAAAATTAGCAAGAAGAATATGGGGCTTTTTTCAAAATTTTGTTGGAGAAAAAGACAATTGGTTGCCACCTGATAATTACCAGGAAGAGCCAGTAGGAAGAATTGCTCATCGTACATCACCTACTAATATTGGTCTGCTTTTGCTATCCAATCTTTCTGCATTTAAATTCGGATATGTTACTATACAGGATTTCATTCATCTTACAAACAATACGATCGCTACCATGCTAAAGATGGAGCGTTATAAAGGCCACTTATATAATTGGTATGACACGGAAACATTGCAGCCATTAAATCCAAGATATATTTCTACAGTTGATAGCGGAAATTTGGCGGGATATTTAATGGTATTGAAACAAGGGCTTATTGCACTACCTGAAAATGCGATTTTTTCTGAAAAATTATTTGATGGCTTATTAGATAGCGTGAGCGTTTATCGGGAAAAAATTACTGACAATGCTTCTCTCAAACAATATGAGAATGAACTAATAAATATTTGTAAAACAGGTTTTACAAATATTGCTGACATTAAAAAATATGTTGATACAGCAACAGTTTCTTTTGAAAAAATCCTGAATACATCAGCTGATGACCCTGCGAATAATTCTCATTGGTGGGGGCAGTGTATACTAAAACAATTAAAAGATATAAGTTACGATCTTAATGCATTTGCTCCCTGGCTTGCATTTCCAGCTCCGGGGCCAGCGTTTAACAAGATCATTGCCGCATTGTCTCACAATATAACATTACAGGATCTTGTAAGATCTGAAACGAATACATTATTACTAATCGATAGTTATTATTTACAAGATAATACCAAAGAAGAAAATGAGTGGCTTGGTATAATCAAGGCAGGATATATAGCATCAATTGATCAGGCGAAAAACCTGATGGGGATTATAGAAGATCTGATAGAAGATTGCGAAGTTCTTTCAGATATGGAATTTGATTTTCTATACGATAGAACACAGCATTTATTGTCAATAGGATTTAATATTGATGAACATAAACGAGATCATGGATTTTATGATCTTCTTGCGTCAGAGGCAAGGTTGTCAACTTTTGTAGGGATAGCACAAGGTAAATTACCACAGGATAGCTGGTTTGCATTAGGACGACAAATCACAAACCTTGGAGTAAAAGGAGTCTTGCTTTCATGGAGTGGTTCTATGTTCGAATATCTGATGCCTTCATTGATCATGCCTGCTTATGAAAATACTCTGCTTGAAGAAACCAATAAGGCGATCATACAAAAGCAAATTGAATATGGAGAAAAGCACGGAGTGCCATGGGGTATTTCTGAGTCGGGCTATAATTTAGTAGATGCTAATCTTAATTATCAATATCGTGCATTCGGAGTTCCAGGCCTAGGGTTTAAACGTGGATTGGGAGAAGATCTTGTGGTTTCACCATATTCTTCTATAATGTCGTTGATGATAGATGTTAAAAGTAGTTATCAAAATTTCGAGAAATTGAAAGAAGCTGGATTAGAGGGTAGGTTTGGTTTTTATGAAGCAATCGACTACACTGCATCCCGATTGCCAAGAGGTAAGTCTGGAGCAGTGATAAAATCTTTTATGGCGCATCACCAAGGGATGAGTCTTTTGTCATTGGCTTTTGTTTTACTTGATCAACCATTACAAAAATTATTCGAGTCTGAGATAAGGTTTAAAGCAACATTGTTGTTGTTGCAGGAAAGGGTTCCGAGAATTTCAACATTCTATTCACCGAGTGTTCATATCGCAGATACAGGAGGTCTACCATCTACTGATGAAGTCCCTATCCGTGTTATCAATACACCAGATACAGTTATTCCTGAAGTACAATTGTTGTCAAATGGCAGGTACCATACTGTTGTAACCAATGCAGGGGGAGGATATAGTCGTTGGAAAGATATTGCGATTACACGTTGGCGTGAAGATACGACCTGTGACAACTGGGGGGCATTTTGTTTTATACATGATCTTGATAATGATTCAGTTTGGTCTACTGCTTTTCAACCAACTTTAACAGCCGGAGAAAATTATGAAGCTGTTTTTTCTCAGGGAAGAGCAGAGTTTCGTCGTCGGGATATGTCATTAGAAACACATACAGAGATTGTTGTGTCGCCTGAAGATGATATTGAATTACGACGCATACATATTACCAATCGGTCACGTAAAAGACGAAATATTGAGATCACCAGCTACGCAGAGGTTGTATTAACTTCTGCTGTTGCAGATGAGATACATCCGGCATTCAGTAATCTTTTTGTTCAAACAGAAATTAATCAGCAGCGGCATGCGATCGTTTGTACTAGAAGACCTCGTTCAGATGAAGAGCACATGCCATACATGTTTCATTTGATGAAAGTACATGATGCAGAAGTGCAGCAGGTTTCTTACGAAACAGACCGGGCTAAGTTTATTGGTCGTGGAAATACGATAAATGAACCGGCAGCAATGAAAAAGAATGGAGCGTTGTCAAATACTGAAGGAGCTGTGTTAGATCCTATCATTTCTATACGCTACAAAATTGTTCTGGAACCATATGAAGTGACCACGATCGATCTGATAAATGGCATAGCAGAAAATAAAGAGATATGTAATGGGTTAATAGAAAAATACCAGGATCAGAATCTCACAAACCGAGTATTGGAACTGGCATGGACACATAGCCAGGTCATTCTGCGGCAAATTAATGCAATGGAATCTGACGCACAATTATATTGTCGTTTAGCAAGTTCTATTGTCTTTTCTAATTCATTATTACGAGCCGATCCGGCAGTTATTATAAAAAATCACAGAACGCAATCTGGCTTATGGGGGTATTCTGTTTCCGGCGATCTGCCAATAGTATTGGTACAGATAGAAGATGCTGCTAATGTTGATCTTGTAAAACAAATGGTGCAGGCTCATACTTACTGGCGACTAAAAGGTTTGATGGTAGATCTGGTAATTTGGAATGAAGACAGGGGAGGATATCGTCAGGTATTGCAAAATCAAATTCTGGGATTTGTAGCTCCCGGTTTTGGCGCCGACATTAAAGAACAGCCTGGTGGGATTTTCATAAGGTCTGCTGATCAGATATCCAATGAGGATCGTATTTTATTTCAAACGGTATCACATATTGTGATATCAGATACGCTTGGTTCTCTGGAAGAGCAAATGAATAGTCGAACAAAACTGAAAGGAGCTATTCCTTATTTTAATCCGGCTAATAATTATGCAGAAGTTTTTACATCTGTTGAACCTAAAACAGACTTGCAGTTTTTCAATGGTACAGGAGGGTTTTCCAAAGACGGTTCTGAGTATGTGATCACTACCACATCATTGCAACAGACTCCGGCTCCATGGGTAAATGTGTTGGCTAATAAACACTTTGGTAGTATTATCTCTGAAAATGGACAATCATATACATGGGTTGAAAATGCGCATGAATTAAGACTCACTCCATGGAATAATGATGCAGTAGGTGACCTGAAAGGAGAAGCGTTTTATTTAAGAGATGAAGAAAGTGGAAAATATTGGTCGCCAACCTCATTGCCCAGCAGGGGGAAATCCCCTTACATAACCAGGCATGGGTTTGGTTATAGTATTTTTGAACATAGTGAAGATGGGGTCTATTCTGAAATGTGCGTTTATGTCGATATTGAAGCCAGCATTAAATTTATTCGACTGAGAGTAAAAAATAATTCTGATAGAAAAAGATTTTTATCTGCAACTGGGTATGTTGAATGGGTTTTAGGTGATATGCGAAGAAAAACTACTATGCATATCGTAACAGGAATTGATGTAGACAGTGGAGCGATCTTTGCAAAAAATGCATACAATGCAGAACTTGAAAATCGGGTTGCATTTTTTGATGTGGATGATACGGTAAAAACTTATACGACCGATCGTGCAGAATTTATCGGTCGTAATAAAACGATCAATAATCCTGATGCCATGATCAGAACTCGTTTGTCTGGAAAAAAAGGAGCAGCAATCGATCCTTGCGGTGCCATACAGGTGCAGTTCAATCTTACAGAAAATGAAGAGAGAGAAGTGATCTTTAGGCTTGGCGTAGGTAGAGATGCAGATGATGCAAGTATTATGGCTCGTCAATTTAAGGGTGGTGCAGCGGCAAATACGGCCTTAGAAAAAGTAAGAAATTATTGGAGGAAAACGGTTGGGGCCGTACAGATAGAGACCCCTGATGCAGCAATCAATATTATCACTAATGGTTGGCTTAATTATCAAACGATTGCTTCCAGGATATGGGCCAGAAGTGGATTCTATCAATCCGGAGGCGCTTATGGATTCAGAGATCAGCTGCAAGATGTATTGTCATTGTTACATACACAACCACTATTGGCACGTTCACAAATTTTATTATGTGCATCACGACAATTTAAGGAAGGGGATGTGCAACATTGGTGGCATCCGCCAATGGGAAGAGGGGTTCGTACTACTTGTTCAGATGATTATCTGTGGCTGCCATTTGTAACATCCCGATACCTTAAAATTACAGGCGATATAACTGTTCTTGATGAACAGATACATTTTATTGAAGGAAGAGGGCTTAATGTTGCAGAAGAATCTTATTATGATCTTCCTTTACAATCAGATAATATTGCAAGTTTGTATCAACATTGTGTAAAGGCCATCGAACGTGGATTGAATTTCGGTGAACATGGATTACCATTTATTGGTTCGGGAGATTGGAATGACGGGATGGATAAGGTGGGCAATCATGGAAAGGGGGAAAGTGTCTGGCTGGCTTTTTTTCTGTATGATATCTTAAATCGTTTTAGCGAAGTGGCGCAAATCAAAAATGACCTTCTTTTTGTAGATAAATGTAAACTACATGCAGATCAGTTGTATAACAATATAAGTAAAAATGCCTGGGATGGGGAATGGTATAGAAGAGCTTATTTTGATAATGGTTCTCCATTGGGATCAGCAATGAATGATGAATGTAAGATTGATTCAATAGCACAGAGTTGGTCTGTATTATCTAAAGGCGCAGACATTCAACACACAACAATAGCGATGGCATCTGCAAATAAATATTTGGTTCGTGAAGAAGAGAATATTGTACAACTGTTTGATCCTCCCTTTGATCAATCATCTATGAACCCTGGTTATATAAAGGGGTATGTGCCAGGAGTAAGAGAGAATGGCGGACAGTATACACATGCGGCTATATGGTTGGCGATGGCATTTGCAGAGTTAGGGGATAAAAAAAAGGCGTGGCAATTATTGCAAATGATCAATCCTGTAAATCATGGCGATGATGCACAGAAAATAGCGGTGTATAAAGTAGAGCCATATGTCATGTCGGCAGATATTTATGCTCAATCATTACATCTTGGCCGTGGGGGTTGGACATGGTATACAGGCTCGGCAGGTTGGATGTATCAATTTATTATAGAGTCATTTATCGGTCTTAAAAAGATCGGTAATAAATTAATGTTTACACCTTGTGTTCCTGTTGAATGGAAGTCGCTGAAAATAGATTATCGTTATCAGGATACGCTCTATCATATAACATATAATCAAATGGGCAGTGAAGTGATAAAACTTTTTCTGGATGAAGTAGAGCAACTGGATCATATTGTCCTTGTTGATAATAATAATGAACATCACATAAGTGTAATGTTTTAATACAGATTTATCAGTGTAAAAAAAGTACCACATTTCAATAATGTGGTACTTGTCTGATAGAACATTTCTGCGGTTATTTTTTTATCACTGTAAATTTAGATTGAAGCACTTTACCATTTCTATCAACAGTTTTAATAATATAAGTGCCGGGAGAAAAATTACTTACATCAAATGTTGTAGAATTTGTTACAACTTTAATATTACTAACAATCACTTTTCCAGTTAAGCTGTATATACTAATTGTTTGATTGTTGTCAGGCACATTGAGTATTTCAATCGTAATGGATTGACGGGCAGGGGTAGGAAATACATCCAATCCTGTATTTTTTTCAGTAAAATACACTGCAACAATTTCTGAATTATTAGTTCTGTTATCTGTGCTTACTTCTCTTAAACGATAGTAATTATATCCTTTTACAGGAGTTATGTCCTTATATGAATAAGTTGTTGTAGCTGCACTTATTCCTTTTGCCGGCACTCTTGCCATGTCGGTAAAACTGACCCCATCCAAAGATCTTTCAATAACAAATTCTTTTGAATTTAATTCAGTGCTTGTGCTCCAGTTCAATTGAGCCTGTTGATTACTTAATTTTTTTACATTAAAGAATTCAAGTTTTACAGGTAACGGCCCACATTCTTCTCCAACACATGGATACAACGGACAGTTGCCATATGCTGCCGGTGTCATAAATGCATTCAGATACATTCTCTGACCATTTATGTCTTCATCTTTAGTGCCGCTAAATGTGTGATTGCCGAGATAAAATATTAATCCTCCCTTACCTGTTTTGTGTTTAGTTACAGTTGCGCCAAATATAGAGTCTGTTGCAGGAGTATTGCCTACAATGATCGGATAAAAATTATTAATGGCATTACTGCCCGGAAGACGTTGCCAGGTTTGAAGATATCCTGTTTGATTAGGGATAAAAATACCATCAAATTGTGCATAAGAAAGATCAGGGTTGGCATAATTTACGGCATTGTCCGGAATACCAATTGTATTCTTTGTAATACC
It contains:
- a CDS encoding adenylate/guanylate cyclase domain-containing protein, with product MKSLSSSYSVFSVVGKYRMRSILYIAVFWTLIDIVVTILVKNEYDTDPFKSFLLREIAVFMMSCVMGYLFVFTLKNVFRKKSLVVNFIFKSIILLAAAFAMNFLIHFIDTVFIIRKDTVEAIISFFYEMLQTRLLIQHILYWLILFTITQLYIEINEKYSPGVFIDIIIGKYIQPKIEKRIIMFIDLKDSTPIAEKLGHVENFKFIRDFIFHVSMALIEHDGRIYQYVGDEVVVSWLFEKKNTVKCMNAIIEARKNLQRNGAQFRRSYDIIPEFRVGIHVGDVTVGEIGVIKRDLAMSGDTMNTAARIRSACNELNQKFIMSKDFVDSSDLKEWQGESLGIIDLKGKASGIELFSLKI
- a CDS encoding phosphatase PAP2 family protein, which codes for MEINRDKELQKTAAVFSLQLFITSVAIFISLCLLIVLIRQIFYYKEETIDHRVFELLAPYRTGRNTIIMEGATLLGSHKFLIPAWLLLFARSFFFDKNKWIFIKALVIAVGSLCIMFGLKYFFKRPRPLIPLLHQVQGLSFPSGHAFMGLVFFGFLICLINHEVANKKLKWVLIILLVVLILIIGLSRVYLGVHYASDVIAGYCFGVLTFLLLQWLLARIEKYSKLR
- a CDS encoding glycoside hydrolase family 94 protein — protein: MGYQRKKEKKNIFEKLSQAIAKLKKDFKLPFLGNNWNDRYANERPPLREELFSEEQLENYAKVLAKTHTAVYERTSESLLKRLSENEKVLLEVHQLLTESVKENKRIVPAGEWLLDNFYLIEEQIYTAEKHLPKGYSKVLPRLSKGQSANLPRVYDVAVEIISHTDGRIDLKSLLSFIKAYQTEVTLKLGELWAIPIMLRLALLENLRRLAIQIAIDIRNKDLASSWADKMTEIAEVDSKNLVLIIADMVRSDPPIVSSFVAELTKRLQEKGTLLMLPLSWIEQRLSENATTSSELIHQENQKQAADQVSISNSINSLRFLGANDWREFVENTSAIEQILRQDNNGVYGNMDFYTRDNYRHVIEKIARGTDMSEEAVALTVIQLTQANAQHGKANDRTAHVGYYLIGKGLLLLEKMVKFKGSIIEYFRKAFNKRPLTFYAGTIILFSFIISGLLIAKAYAEGLGNWILLAVLGVTSVIAISQLVISLLNRFITMFVPPVLLPRMDFSRGIPEQYRTLVVIPVILNHISEIEELIEGLEIRFLANRNKNLHFGLLTDFKDAASEVLPEDAAFVKLATERIIELNKKYGSNNNDLFFLFHRPRRWNASEKVWMGYERKRGKLAELNSLLRGKCHDRFSVVVGDETIFPYVKYVITLDADTQLPRDAAWKMIGTIAHPFNQAVFSEDSQTVIEGYAILQPKVSDSLHAINSSIYARLYQNETGLDPYTKAVSDIYQDLFGEGSFIGKGIYDVDIFEKILGTRFPENRILSHDLLEGCHVRSGLISDVQLYEEYPSRYLVDMKRRHRWIRGDWQIASWFHAYVPTAKKYFYQKNPLSLLSRWKIFDNIRRSLVPLSLLLLLFFGWLISADPFFWTLSVVSIMVLPSLVSLCSELIKKPGDVLFWPHILFSFKSAGNHFFQHVFEFICLPFEVYFNLDAIIRTNWRMSVTQKKMLEWNPSGNALRNNNQNIPETYKIMWFPVFLSIVLFTYLMLFSTEVLFVVMPILILWALSPFVSWKISTPLVKHKAELTIEQKKQLRKLARRIWGFFQNFVGEKDNWLPPDNYQEEPVGRIAHRTSPTNIGLLLLSNLSAFKFGYVTIQDFIHLTNNTIATMLKMERYKGHLYNWYDTETLQPLNPRYISTVDSGNLAGYLMVLKQGLIALPENAIFSEKLFDGLLDSVSVYREKITDNASLKQYENELINICKTGFTNIADIKKYVDTATVSFEKILNTSADDPANNSHWWGQCILKQLKDISYDLNAFAPWLAFPAPGPAFNKIIAALSHNITLQDLVRSETNTLLLIDSYYLQDNTKEENEWLGIIKAGYIASIDQAKNLMGIIEDLIEDCEVLSDMEFDFLYDRTQHLLSIGFNIDEHKRDHGFYDLLASEARLSTFVGIAQGKLPQDSWFALGRQITNLGVKGVLLSWSGSMFEYLMPSLIMPAYENTLLEETNKAIIQKQIEYGEKHGVPWGISESGYNLVDANLNYQYRAFGVPGLGFKRGLGEDLVVSPYSSIMSLMIDVKSSYQNFEKLKEAGLEGRFGFYEAIDYTASRLPRGKSGAVIKSFMAHHQGMSLLSLAFVLLDQPLQKLFESEIRFKATLLLLQERVPRISTFYSPSVHIADTGGLPSTDEVPIRVINTPDTVIPEVQLLSNGRYHTVVTNAGGGYSRWKDIAITRWREDTTCDNWGAFCFIHDLDNDSVWSTAFQPTLTAGENYEAVFSQGRAEFRRRDMSLETHTEIVVSPEDDIELRRIHITNRSRKRRNIEITSYAEVVLTSAVADEIHPAFSNLFVQTEINQQRHAIVCTRRPRSDEEHMPYMFHLMKVHDAEVQQVSYETDRAKFIGRGNTINEPAAMKKNGALSNTEGAVLDPIISIRYKIVLEPYEVTTIDLINGIAENKEICNGLIEKYQDQNLTNRVLELAWTHSQVILRQINAMESDAQLYCRLASSIVFSNSLLRADPAVIIKNHRTQSGLWGYSVSGDLPIVLVQIEDAANVDLVKQMVQAHTYWRLKGLMVDLVIWNEDRGGYRQVLQNQILGFVAPGFGADIKEQPGGIFIRSADQISNEDRILFQTVSHIVISDTLGSLEEQMNSRTKLKGAIPYFNPANNYAEVFTSVEPKTDLQFFNGTGGFSKDGSEYVITTTSLQQTPAPWVNVLANKHFGSIISENGQSYTWVENAHELRLTPWNNDAVGDLKGEAFYLRDEESGKYWSPTSLPSRGKSPYITRHGFGYSIFEHSEDGVYSEMCVYVDIEASIKFIRLRVKNNSDRKRFLSATGYVEWVLGDMRRKTTMHIVTGIDVDSGAIFAKNAYNAELENRVAFFDVDDTVKTYTTDRAEFIGRNKTINNPDAMIRTRLSGKKGAAIDPCGAIQVQFNLTENEEREVIFRLGVGRDADDASIMARQFKGGAAANTALEKVRNYWRKTVGAVQIETPDAAINIITNGWLNYQTIASRIWARSGFYQSGGAYGFRDQLQDVLSLLHTQPLLARSQILLCASRQFKEGDVQHWWHPPMGRGVRTTCSDDYLWLPFVTSRYLKITGDITVLDEQIHFIEGRGLNVAEESYYDLPLQSDNIASLYQHCVKAIERGLNFGEHGLPFIGSGDWNDGMDKVGNHGKGESVWLAFFLYDILNRFSEVAQIKNDLLFVDKCKLHADQLYNNISKNAWDGEWYRRAYFDNGSPLGSAMNDECKIDSIAQSWSVLSKGADIQHTTIAMASANKYLVREEENIVQLFDPPFDQSSMNPGYIKGYVPGVRENGGQYTHAAIWLAMAFAELGDKKKAWQLLQMINPVNHGDDAQKIAVYKVEPYVMSADIYAQSLHLGRGGWTWYTGSAGWMYQFIIESFIGLKKIGNKLMFTPCVPVEWKSLKIDYRYQDTLYHITYNQMGSEVIKLFLDEVEQLDHIVLVDNNNEHHISVMF